A DNA window from Ranitomeya imitator isolate aRanImi1 chromosome 2, aRanImi1.pri, whole genome shotgun sequence contains the following coding sequences:
- the LOC138661999 gene encoding uncharacterized protein — protein MMDGVIGRISSLVTEVIFETNRLDIIVREKEAAAERRMMQRRRRRFWIHPINELRMTRGVQSTLYLELRCNPQKFFSYVRMRMEHFDYLVGKIEDVIQRQDTRMRLAITPAERLMVTLRFLATGESLTSLHFQFRLGISTIGGIVKDTCRAIWDTLQLEYIPQPTMEIWMRSSEQFERMCNFPNCVGAVDGKHIRIAKPAGTGSEYYNYKKYFSIVLMAIADANCRFLAVDIGAYGRSNDSQVFKNSPMGRCLYGDTYNFPPARPLPGTSEPALPYVCVGDEAFQLSPHLLKPYSSRELHRTKRVFNYRLTRARRVVECSFGILTAKWRVLLTAIKLDTKTVDDVVKACVVLHNFVISKEPVTLDDEQLETSLWDYRSASVRSTGSVTRMREQFAEYFLSPVGRIPWQDIIV, from the exons atgatggatggtgtaattgggaggatttcgagtttggttactgaagttatatttgagacgaatcgcctggatatcatagtgcgggagaaggaggcggcagcagaaagacggatgatgcaacggagaaggcgacgattctggatacatccaatcaatgagctgcggatgaccaggggtgtccagtccactctctatctggagttgcggtgcaacccccaaaaattctttagttatgtacggatgaggatggaacatttcgattatttggttggaaaaatagaggatgtcatccaaaggcaggacacaaggatgaggcttgccatcacaccggcggagcggctcatggtgacactgcg cttcctagctacgggtgagtctttgacttcactccatttccaattccggctggggatttccactattggcggaattgtgaaggacacatgtcgtgcgatttgggacactttacagctggagtatatcccacaaccaacaatggaaatctggatgagaagttccgaacaatttgagcgaatgtgtaattttccaaattgtgttggtgctgtggacggcaaacacattaggattgcaaaaccggcaggaacaggatcagagtactataactataaaaaatacttctcaattgtactcatggctattgctgacgccaactgccgattccttgctgtggatataggagcgtatggccggtccaacgactcccaagtgtttaaaaactctccgatgggtcgctgcctgtatggagatacatacaatttcccgccagcaagaccgctcccaggaaccagtgaaccagccttgccctatgtgtgtgtaggtgatgaagcctttcaactgtcgccgcacctactgaaaccatacagcagccgtgaattacaccgcaccaagcgggtatttaattaccgtcttaccagagcaagaagagtggtagagtgctctttcggtattttgacagcaaagtggagagttctgctgacggcaataaaactggatacaaaaactgtagacgatgttgtcaaggcatgtgtggtgctccataattttgttatttcaaaggagcccgttaccttggatgacgaacaattggagacatccttgtgggattaccgaagtgcctctgttcgctccaccggttctgttactaggatgagggaacagtttgctgaatattttttgtcacctgttgggcggattccatggcaagacataattgtgtga